DNA from Osmerus mordax isolate fOsmMor3 chromosome 2, fOsmMor3.pri, whole genome shotgun sequence:
TCATCTTTCAGTCCActtcagtgttttcattttgaAGTAAAAGGGAAAAAGTTTGCTATGCTCATACTATCCCTGTTTTGCTGTTTCCATAACAACTCCACTAACTGACAAACTCTGAATTGTTTGTTCGCCTTTGTCCTGTTTTATAATATTTGTTATTTGTTGTTATTTCATTATTGTTTGATTCGCCGTCCTCCTTGAATTATATTAAGATTCTAAAAGCTAATTATTTTTTGCTTTTCTATAATGAAAGAAAGACTGTGTTTTCCTGAGGGTGTTTGTATTAAGAGTGGCTGGTGTCTGCAGTGTCCACAAGACGCGCTGGACAGCAGGAGGGAGTCCATGATCGCCGAGGCCGACATGGCATCCATGTTCCAGCAGATCCTGGAGGAACAAGTAGACATAGACCCAGAGTTCAGCACAGAGGTCCAACTCCGCTCCAAGCACCGGGCCAGTCTGGACAAGTCTGGACGCTATGGTGAATAAAGGATGGGGACGTAGACTTGTGCACAaaagcatgcacactcacacgtacactGTGAATACTCATtcgacctccctccctcttctccctctccctccctccctcttctccctccctccctcttctccctctccctccctccctattctccctccctattctccctccctccctattctccctccctcttctccctccctattctccctccctccctcttctccctccctctcactccagaCGATGGTTTGTTCCCTGAGAGCAGGAGGCCTCGTTCCTTGTCCAGGGTGAGCCACTCCTCGGCTGGTAGTACCAGCGGGGCTCTCCTCCGCGGCGGgtacgaggaggaagaggaggaggaagacttcCGGCACCTCCCGCTCTACCGTCGCCGACGCAGCCTGGCGTCTGAGGAGAGCCTCAGCCAATCAGCTCCTCCGCCGGTATTGAGGAGAGCTGgcacactcactccctctcgcactcagacactcacacacacacacacacacacacacacacacacacacacacacaggtaaacgcATCCAATCAGATTATCTGAATCAAAACAAAGATAAAACCAGGACAAATGCTTCAGAAAACAGCCAACACAGCAAACAGGATGAGTCTCATCAACACAGAAAACAGGATGAGTCTCATCAACACAGCAAACAGGATGAGTCTCATCAACACAGCAAACAGGATGAGTCTCATCAACACAGCAAACAGGATGAGTCTCATCAACACAGAAAACGGTGTTGTTACCTCCTGCTGTCAGTCTTCTCTAGCAGAGTTTCGATACGCCGCAGCGTCGGCGCGCTACATTAGTCTCACAGCTGGCCCTCGCCTGACAGAGGAGCTGAGGGGAGaacatggaggagagacagaagatcAACATGTGTCCATCAGACATCAAAGAAAACCATGACATCAGTATATATTTCATCTGAAGCCAGTCAACAAGCTTTTTCCCAGAAGTCTGTGTTTTTCTAATCCACCATACGCTGCCTTTGGTTTCGCTATGGCAGTGTGGTCCAGGGACTGATTACAATCAAGGCTGATTAACTCATGTAATAGTTACCAGAGACCTGTGTTATTTATATGTTAAGATGTACTGTTGTAAATTCATAGTGTCACTAAATTTAGAGCTGAATTGTTTTAATATTAGTAGCCATACGTGTTTTATGTGATCTTTGATGCCTTCTCTCTTTTTGTAAGCTGTTTTATAGTTATATTGGCATTCCAAATGTTTTTAGTGCTTTATCTGAAAATGTAATCTCTTGTATTCTcaatctcactctttctctctctccctcatcctctcactcccacatcctctctctccctagatCAGTGAGCTGAACAGACGCATGTCGGCCATTGAGACCCTTCTGAGCCGCCTGGAGCAGAAAGTGACTCCACCCTCTGACCCGGTACTTCAACACCCCTCTAGACAACAGGCCGGTGTTGAACACAACACTCCATCAATGTCAAATGGGGATAGTTCTGTCTAGAAGCATGATGTTTGAGACTGAAGGCAGATTTAACTGCTGTGTTCTCATCGTCAGACAGTCTTGCAGTGTTTCAGACTGTTACAACTGAAACTCCTTCACTCGGACCTCTTGCCTCTCAGAGATAAACCCTGAGTGCattctctaaacacacacaaagtttcTATTATCAATAATTTGGCACATGATTGTGGATTCAGACTTGACCTAATATTCCAGCCATCTGCTGTCAGGGGGAAATCCATGGCCCTTCAAGAACAGCCTTGCGTAAATGTCCCTAATTCAATATTTCAAATAATTTTGTGTTTGGCCATTTTTCGTGAAATCTACTCGATGTCCGATGTGATTCCTTTTTAAACCCTTGAAAGCAGCAAAAGCAGCTGAAGATATTGCACCTGACTACTACTACAAACCTGACTGAAACCATAACATCTCTGGGGGATATTCTCTGTAGGCCCCTGCCAGTGTCCCTCCCCAGCCGCAGTGGATCCAGGTGGACATGGAGGAACTGCAGCTGAGACGGAAGCTGGATGAGCTGACAGTAAACATCAGCGACCACAGCTTGAGCTCCGAGGAGGACGAGCCCAGAAGGCCAACGACCACCGGagcccccccaggacagagcAGCGTGAGGGGGGATGCCAGCCCCCCAAGACCCCCCTCTAGCACCGGTACCCTGGCCCCGAGACCTGGACAAGCGTTGCTGCTGTCTGAGCTGGAGGGGAAGGTGGCCTGGGCCGCAGCCAGCGTCCACACCTCTCAAACCGAGGTGGGCGGCTTGCCTCACGCACAGCAGCCACGATGAACCTCCATTCAAACGTTTAATCTGACCGAGGGTCTTCAGTCCTGAATGTTCAAACGCTGGATTTCGTGTCGGTCATGTTTTGTGCTGCCCATGCTGGGAAAGTGTTGTATCAATGATAGTCCTTGTAAATCATTAATAAtataatgtacagtacatatgaTGTGAAGTGTGAATTTGCTTTTCTGCCTTGGTTCCAGGTGTCGGATATTGAGAACAGGATTGCTGCTCTGAGTGCTGCAGGGATGCCCGTGGATAAGACCAGGAGGAAGGTAGGGTGGCCAGGATCAGACGGCAGAGACATTAACTACACACACTGATAGCAGAAGTATTTTGCAGTGTATCTGTGAAACCATTCTGTGAAACGCTACTATTATAGGTATTAGTACTAGAACTATGCTATTAGGTCCAGTCTGCTCTCTGAGGTGTGATTCTAGCGTGTGTGGCATCCTCACAACAACATTCaccttttctcttcttctttgtcTCTTTCAGTCCGCGATCCCGTCCCAATCACGACGGCTCTCCCACGACTTTCCCACAAGTAAGAACCCCCAGCAGGGCTCCTGCCAGCCCACTCCTAGAGACCCCACGGTCCCGGAGACCCACGGTCCCGGAGACCCACGGTCCCGGAGACCCCACGGTCCCGGAGACCCACGGTCCCGGAGACCCACGGTCCCGGAGACCCCACGGTCCCGGAGACCCACGGTCCCGGAGACCCACGGTCCCGGAGACCCACGGTCCTCAGGTTGGGACATAGGGGACGTGGTGctcggggttagggttagggagtcTGGAGGCTGTTTAAGTTATGAGATCAGGTCATGTTGGGATCTTTTGATCTTTGGGATCATTATGTATTAATTCATAATCAGGGTTATTAAGAGCTGAGTAAGTTTACACATatgaggaatttgctttggtaggTTGGTGCATGATAATACACATAGTAAGTAGAAGATATTCAGTTCATGTTGTCAAACAGAAAAGGGTTACACTTCTTTATTCCTCAGTGAGATTTTCAGAAGTGAAGAAACTGTCACACAGAGAGTTTTGAAAAGAGAAGCACTATTATTCATTCTAGCTACGTATATGTAGTGGCGCTATCATGACAGTTGTTCCTATAGCACGTCAGTAGATAAAACACCAAATACAAGGTGAAGGGCCACGCTGGGGTGGGAGCCACTGGGAGATGTTGTAAGACAGGTAAGGTCTTAGGGTGTGTAcattgtagctgtgtgtgttccagaccaGACGGACGTGTTTGTGAGGAACTCTCTCTACAGGGGCTCTCTGACCCAGAGGAACCCGGGGGGGAAGCCCAAGCGCAAGCCCTCCTGTGCGGTACGACCTGCCTGACGCTCACCCCTACCTGGGGCTACCTGGGGCTGGTTCTATGTTGGGCTGGTTTGGGGTGACCTGGGGCTGGGCTACCTGGGGCTGGTTCTATCTTGGGCTGGTTTGGGGTGACCTGGGGCTGGTCTACCTGGGGCTGGTTTGGGGTGGTCTGGGGCTGGTCTGCCCTGGGCGGGGCTGGTCTGTTTGGGGTGCTTGGTCTGTCTGATGGTGGTGGTCTCTTGTCTCCCAGGGGTCTCTTGTTTGGTCGTTGCTGTGCGgtcatgtttctttttttaacagtttttatttcttttgtACAAATTATTATGGTTTTTACTTTAGAGGTTAAAATGGTATTGCAAACAAAACGGATTTTTGTCAAATCAGAAGAATCATTTCTCCTATAATGTTTTAAGAACTGGTCATGGACATCTACATTTTGGAGGGATTGCTTGTTTTGAGGCAACAtgtgtgacttttacatcagaGCTAAACCATTGTAAATTATACTTAATTGTGGCAGAATGCATGCTCTATTTTTCTGGGAATTGCAACACGTTCAGTATCTTTTTTTGAGCCTATCAACACTGATACAAAccatattttcttttctttcgacTAACAATCAAAACATTTAATCATTCGAAACTGTGCAAACGTAAGCTGCACTGAAAGTGTTGCATTTAATGCCAGAAAGTGTTAAAATGTTCCCTGAAAGTTGAAACACATGATTACGTCGTAGTTCGAACTAAACCATGAATTATCCATAACACGATCTCATCGCGACAGCCCTTCTGGTTCTGTGAAGTGGTTCACCCTGAGACGTTTCCATCACAGGTCCTGGTTTCAGCCCCACACACATTACCAATGATGAAAATTTCTGGTTTGACGGATTCGGATGATCTCACATAACTACACATCACTCATGGAGTATTCAAGGATGTGAAAAGCTTCGAGTTTTCAATCTCCTAATCCTTTTGCATTTTGTCCCTCGTTttatctctcattctctctccctctctctctcccccctctccccccctctctcccccctgcagaAGCCAGTAATGGTACAGGCCCCATGAGGAGGAAGCTGAGCATCATGTGAAGGAAAAGAGAAAATCAATTTTGACAACAAACCCTCCTCAGAAAAGAGCACCTGCTGAAGCTGTGGTGTCTACTGTGTTTCCACTGTGGTGGCTCGTGTGTTTCCACTATGGTGGCTAGTGTTTCCACTATGGTGGCTAGTGTGTTTCCACTGTGGTGGCTCGTGTGTTTCCACTATGGTGGCTAGTGTTTCCACTATGGTGGCTAGTGTTTCCACTGTGGTGGCTAGTGTGTTTCCACTGTGGTGGCTAGTGTGTTTCCACTATGGTGGCTAGTGTTTCCACTATGGTGGCTAGTGCTTCCACTATGGTGGCTAGTGCTTCCACTATGGTGGCTAGTGCTTCCACTATGGTGGCTAGTGCTTCCACTATGGTGGCTAGTGTTTCCACTATGGTGGCTAGTGTGCTTCCACTGGGCCAGTCCCTCTGCGGTGTCTCTCCTTACCTTAACGTAAACAGTATGTTCTATATGATCTCAGATAATGTGTTTTAAAGGATGTTCAAGTGTGGAATGATGTTTGGATATTTAACAGACTTTTGTTGATGGGCTGGTACTCTATATCAACCTATATTCTTGTACATGTTCAAATGTGCATGGTACTCACAATAAGAACTGTTACTAATGCACTTGTTTAAATCATCGTAGTAACAAATATTATACAGTGTGTCAGCCCTGTACTGTCATGTTACTTAATTGATAGCTCAATCCTACTTTTTTTGAAGCAggaaaatctttttcaaataatTCTCCAACCAGATACCTCCAAACAGTATAtctgtcttttttctctctctacatatGTCTGTTGATCTACCCGTCTACTGTACCTAACATAACGATACTGTTAGTGTTAGTCAATGAATCCTTCTTTTGTTTTCCCCAGGGGTCCTATCCAAACATGACAGATGAAATAACTATTTAACATGAATACGCAattatttgtacattttatAATAAGTATTATCATACATGTAGtaac
Protein-coding regions in this window:
- the mlphb gene encoding melanophilin; this translates as MLPMSAMAKKLDLSKLTDEEAKHVFQVVQRDFDLRKKEEDRLGDLKTKIEKEDTKRELLVGTQTSLTDSLCIRCLQPFKFLVNSKRQCLDCQLYTCKACSRYNKKERGWVCDPCRMARVLKIGTLEWYHENVKSRFKRFGSAKVMRSLFKRLSGDFSGSQNNLTVPHDDDTNSMPEVHTSMYEEPTMDAAEEQHYRSCMKGMSYIFPIFGPLISFPVLSYPFLSSPVLVMVISTSPGVMKLRRTKRLLPVQPFDFDLDPNYSTHSRRQSYQCPQDALDSRRESMIAEADMASMFQQILEEQVDIDPEFSTEVQLRSKHRASLDKSGRYDDGLFPESRRPRSLSRVSHSSAGSTSGALLRGGYEEEEEEEDFRHLPLYRRRRSLASEESLSQSAPPPISELNRRMSAIETLLSRLEQKVTPPSDPAPASVPPQPQWIQVDMEELQLRRKLDELTVNISDHSLSSEEDEPRRPTTTGAPPGQSSVRGDASPPRPPSSTGTLAPRPGQALLLSELEGKVAWAAASVHTSQTEVSDIENRIAALSAAGMPVDKTRRKSAIPSQSRRLSHDFPTKASNGTGPMRRKLSIM